A stretch of Helicobacter pylori DNA encodes these proteins:
- the serB gene encoding phosphoserine phosphatase SerB, which yields MQKLAVFDFDSTLVNAETIESLARAWGVFDEVKTITLKAMNGETDFHKSLILRVSKLKNMPLKLAKEVCESLPLFEGAFDLISALKEKNYKVVCFSGGFDLATNHYRDLLHLDAAFSNTLIVENNALNGLVTGHMMFSHSKGEMLLALQRLLNISKDRTLVVGDGANDLSMFKHAHIKIAFNAKEILKQHATHCINEPNLALIKPLI from the coding sequence GTGCAAAAACTAGCCGTTTTTGATTTTGACTCCACGCTAGTCAATGCTGAGACGATTGAGTCTTTAGCGAGGGCGTGGGGGGTGTTTGATGAAGTGAAAACAATCACTTTGAAGGCTATGAATGGCGAGACAGATTTTCATAAAAGTCTTATTTTAAGGGTTTCTAAACTCAAAAACATGCCCTTAAAACTAGCCAAAGAAGTTTGTGAAAGTCTGCCTTTGTTTGAGGGGGCGTTTGATCTCATTAGTGCCTTAAAAGAGAAAAATTACAAAGTGGTTTGCTTCAGTGGGGGCTTTGATCTAGCGACCAATCATTACAGGGATTTATTGCATTTAGATGCGGCTTTCAGTAACACGCTGATCGTGGAAAATAACGCCTTAAACGGCTTGGTTACCGGGCATATGATGTTTTCACACTCTAAAGGTGAAATGCTCCTCGCCTTACAACGCTTATTAAATATCAGTAAAGATCGCACCTTAGTCGTGGGCGATGGAGCGAATGACTTGAGCATGTTCAAACATGCTCATATCAAAATCGCTTTCAACGCTAAAGAAATTTTAAAACAGCACGCCACGCATTGCATCAATGAGCCTAATTTAGCCCTAATCAAGCCTTTGATTTAA
- a CDS encoding M16 family metallopeptidase → MKKFLITLLLGVFMGLQASALTHQEINQAKVPVIYEENHLLPMGFIHLAFRGGGSLSDKNQLGLAKLFAQVLNEGTKELGAVGFAQLLEQKAISLNVDTSAEDLQITLEFLKEYEDEAIMRLKELLKSPNFTQNALEKVKTQMLAALLQKESDFDYLAKLTLKQELFANTPLANAALGTKESLQKIKLDDLKQQFSKVFELNKLVVVLGGDLKIDQTLKRLDNALNFLPKGKAYEEPYFETSDKKSEKVLYKDTEQAFVYFGAPFKIKDLKQDLAKSKVMMFVLGGGFGSRLMEKIRVQEGLAYSVYIRSNFSKVAHFASGYLQTKLSTQAKSVALVKKIVKEFIEKGMTQQELDDAKKFLLGSEPLRNETISSRLNTTYNYFYLGLPLNFNQTLLNQIQKMSLKEINDFIKAHTEINDLTFAIVSNKKKDK, encoded by the coding sequence ATGAAAAAATTTTTAATCACTTTATTATTAGGAGTTTTTATGGGGTTACAAGCGAGCGCTTTGACACACCAAGAAATCAATCAAGCTAAAGTCCCTGTGATTTATGAAGAAAACCATTTATTGCCTATGGGGTTTATCCATTTAGCTTTTAGAGGGGGTGGGAGCTTAAGCGATAAAAACCAGTTGGGTTTGGCGAAATTATTCGCGCAAGTTTTAAACGAAGGCACTAAAGAGCTTGGTGCGGTAGGGTTTGCGCAACTTTTAGAGCAAAAAGCGATCAGTTTGAATGTGGATACCAGCGCAGAAGATTTGCAAATCACTTTAGAATTTTTAAAAGAATACGAAGATGAAGCCATCATGCGCTTAAAAGAGCTTTTAAAATCCCCTAATTTCACGCAAAACGCTTTAGAAAAAGTCAAAACCCAAATGTTAGCCGCGCTTTTACAAAAAGAAAGCGATTTTGACTATTTGGCTAAATTGACTTTAAAGCAAGAACTTTTTGCTAACACCCCTTTAGCTAACGCAGCTTTAGGCACTAAAGAGAGCCTCCAAAAAATCAAGCTAGACGATTTGAAACAGCAATTTTCTAAGGTCTTTGAACTCAATAAACTCGTGGTGGTGCTTGGGGGCGATTTGAAAATCGATCAAACCCTTAAGCGTTTAGATAACGCTCTTAATTTCTTGCCGAAAGGTAAAGCGTATGAAGAGCCTTATTTTGAAACGAGCGATAAAAAAAGCGAAAAAGTCCTCTATAAAGACACTGAACAGGCTTTCGTGTATTTTGGTGCGCCCTTTAAAATCAAGGATTTAAAACAGGATTTAGCGAAATCTAAAGTCATGATGTTTGTGCTTGGGGGGGGGTTTGGCTCTCGTTTGATGGAAAAAATCAGGGTTCAAGAGGGCTTGGCTTATAGCGTGTATATCCGCTCCAACTTTTCTAAAGTGGCGCATTTTGCTAGCGGGTATTTGCAAACCAAGCTCAGCACTCAAGCTAAAAGCGTTGCATTAGTTAAAAAAATAGTCAAAGAATTTATAGAAAAAGGCATGACGCAACAAGAATTAGACGACGCTAAAAAGTTTTTACTAGGCTCTGAGCCTTTAAGGAATGAAACGATCTCTAGCCGCTTGAACACCACTTACAATTATTTTTATTTAGGTTTGCCTTTAAATTTCAACCAAACGCTGCTCAATCAAATCCAAAAAATGAGTTTGAAAGAAATCAATGATTTCATTAAAGCGCACACCGAAATCAATGACTTGACTTTTGCCATTGTGAGCAATAAAAAGAAGGACAAATGA
- the bamA gene encoding outer membrane protein assembly factor BamA has protein sequence MKKFILSSLVFACINTSVEALENDGSKPNDLTPPKEASQESQRNEAPKNETQKETSQSNQTPKEMKVKSVSYVGLSYMSDMLANEIVKIRVGDMVDSKKIDTAVLALFNQGYFKDVYATFESGILEFHFDEKARIAGVEIKGYGTEKEKDGLKSQMGIKKGDTFDEQKLEHAKTALKTALEGQGYYGSVVEVRTQKVSEGALLIVFDVNRGDSIYIKQSIYEGSAKLKRRMIESLSANKQRDFMGWMWGLNDGKLRLDQLEYDSLRIQDVYMRRGYLDAHISSPFLKTDFSTHDAKLHYKVKEGIQYRISDILIEIDNPVVPLKTLEKALKVKRKDVFNIEHLRADAQILKTEIADKGYAFAVVKPDLDKDEKNGLVKVIYRIEVGDMVHINDVIISGNQRTSDRIIRRELLLGPKDKYNLTKLRNSENSLRRLGFFSKVKIEEKRVNSSLMDLLVSVEEGRTGQLQFGLGYGSYGGLMLNGSVSERNLFGTGQSMSLYANIATGGGRSYPGMPRGAGRMFAGNLSLTNPRIFDSWYSSTINLYADYRISYQYVQQGGGFGVNVGRMLGNRTHVSLGYNLNVTKLLGFSSPLYNRYYSSVNEVVAPRQCSTPASVIINRLSGGRTPLQPENCSNPGAITTSPEIKGIWDRDYHTPITSSFTLDVSYDNTDDYYFPRNGVIFNSYATMSGLPSSGTLNSWNGLGGNVRNTKVYGKFAAYHHLQKYLLIDLIARFKTQGGYIFRYNTDDYLPLNSTFYMGGVTTVRGFRNGSVTPKDEFGLWLGGDGIFTASTELSYGVLKAAKMRLAWFFDFGFLTFKTPTRGSFFYNAPFTTANFKDYGVVGAGFERATWRASTGLQIEWISPMGPLVLIFPIAFFNQWGNGNGKNCKGLCFNPNMDDYTQHFEFSMGTRF, from the coding sequence ATTAAAAAATTTATTCTATCCTCTCTTGTTTTCGCATGTATCAATACCAGCGTTGAAGCTTTAGAAAATGACGGCTCTAAACCAAACGATTTGACTCCACCAAAAGAAGCCTCTCAAGAATCTCAAAGAAATGAAGCTCCAAAAAATGAGACTCAAAAAGAAACTTCTCAATCCAATCAAACGCCTAAAGAAATGAAAGTCAAGTCCGTTTCTTATGTCGGGCTTTCTTACATGTCTGACATGCTCGCTAATGAGATTGTAAAGATTCGTGTGGGCGATATGGTGGATTCTAAAAAAATAGACACCGCTGTTTTGGCTTTGTTCAATCAAGGGTATTTTAAAGACGTTTATGCCACTTTTGAAAGCGGCATATTAGAGTTTCATTTTGATGAAAAAGCCAGGATTGCCGGGGTAGAAATCAAGGGTTATGGGACTGAAAAGGAAAAAGACGGCTTAAAATCCCAAATGGGGATCAAAAAGGGCGACACCTTTGATGAGCAAAAATTAGAGCATGCTAAAACGGCTTTAAAAACAGCTTTAGAGGGTCAGGGCTATTATGGGAGCGTGGTGGAGGTGCGCACCCAAAAGGTCAGTGAGGGCGCGTTATTAATTGTGTTTGATGTGAATAGGGGGGATAGCATTTATATCAAACAATCCATTTATGAGGGAAGCGCGAAATTAAAACGCCGCATGATTGAATCTTTGAGCGCGAACAAGCAACGCGATTTCATGGGCTGGATGTGGGGCTTGAATGACGGAAAATTGCGTCTAGATCAATTAGAATACGATTCTTTGCGTATCCAAGATGTGTACATGCGTAGGGGTTACTTAGACGCTCATATTTCTTCGCCTTTTTTGAAAACGGATTTTTCTACCCATGACGCTAAGCTTCATTATAAAGTCAAAGAGGGGATCCAATACAGGATTTCAGATATTTTAATAGAGATTGACAACCCGGTAGTCCCCTTAAAAACCTTAGAAAAAGCGCTTAAAGTTAAAAGGAAAGATGTCTTTAATATTGAGCATTTAAGAGCGGATGCGCAAATTTTAAAAACCGAAATCGCCGATAAGGGCTATGCGTTTGCGGTGGTGAAGCCAGACTTGGATAAAGATGAAAAAAACGGGCTTGTGAAAGTCATTTATCGTATTGAAGTGGGCGATATGGTGCATATCAATGATGTCATCATTTCAGGGAACCAGCGCACGAGCGATAGGATCATTAGGAGGGAATTGTTACTAGGGCCTAAGGATAAATACAACTTGACTAAACTCAGAAATTCCGAAAATTCTTTAAGGCGTTTAGGGTTTTTCTCTAAAGTCAAAATTGAAGAAAAAAGGGTTAATAGCTCACTCATGGATTTATTAGTGAGCGTAGAAGAGGGGCGTACTGGGCAGTTGCAATTTGGTTTGGGCTATGGCTCTTATGGAGGGCTCATGCTTAATGGGAGCGTGAGCGAAAGGAATCTTTTTGGCACAGGGCAAAGCATGAGCTTGTATGCTAACATCGCTACAGGGGGGGGTAGATCTTATCCGGGCATGCCAAGAGGAGCGGGGCGTATGTTTGCGGGGAATTTGAGCTTGACTAATCCAAGGATTTTTGACAGCTGGTATAGCTCTACGATCAATCTTTATGCGGATTATAGGATAAGCTACCAATATGTCCAACAAGGCGGTGGCTTTGGGGTGAATGTCGGGCGCATGCTAGGTAACAGAACCCATGTGAGCTTAGGGTATAACTTGAATGTTACCAAACTCCTTGGTTTCAGCAGCCCTTTATACAACCGCTACTATTCCTCTGTTAATGAAGTGGTCGCTCCAAGGCAATGCTCTACCCCCGCATCGGTGATTATCAATCGCTTATCAGGCGGTAGAACCCCCTTACAACCTGAAAATTGTTCTAACCCTGGAGCGATCACCACTTCACCAGAAATAAAAGGTATTTGGGATAGGGATTACCATACGCCTATCACCAGCTCTTTCACCCTTGATGTGAGTTATGACAACACTGATGATTATTATTTCCCTAGAAATGGGGTTATCTTTAATTCCTATGCGACAATGTCTGGCTTGCCAAGCTCTGGCACGCTCAATTCGTGGAACGGGTTAGGCGGGAATGTCCGTAACACCAAAGTCTATGGTAAATTCGCCGCTTACCACCATTTGCAAAAATATTTATTGATAGATTTGATCGCTCGCTTTAAAACGCAAGGGGGCTATATCTTTAGGTATAACACCGATGATTACTTGCCCTTAAACTCCACTTTCTACATGGGGGGCGTAACCACGGTGAGGGGCTTTAGGAATGGATCGGTTACGCCTAAAGATGAGTTTGGCTTGTGGCTTGGAGGCGATGGGATTTTTACCGCTTCTACTGAATTGAGCTATGGGGTGTTGAAAGCGGCTAAAATGCGCTTAGCGTGGTTTTTTGACTTTGGTTTCTTAACCTTTAAAACCCCAACTAGGGGGAGCTTCTTCTATAACGCTCCCTTCACAACAGCGAATTTTAAAGATTATGGCGTTGTAGGGGCTGGGTTTGAAAGGGCGACTTGGAGGGCTTCTACAGGCTTGCAGATTGAATGGATTTCGCCCATGGGGCCTTTGGTGCTCATATTCCCTATAGCGTTTTTCAACCAATGGGGCAATGGCAATGGCAAGAACTGTAAAGGGCTGTGCTTCAACCCTAACATGGACGATTACACGCAACATTTTGAATTTTCTATGGGAACAAGGTTTTAA
- the mqnE gene encoding aminofutalosine synthase MqnE, with protein sequence MDFLEKVLDNQVTESKELVKLYDYDLYTLGEAADQMRQNMHQKIVYFNVNRHLNPSNICADACKFCAFSAHRKNPNPYEMSLEEILEKVKNSYNKGIKEVHIVSAHNPNYSYEWYLKVFETIKQEMPNLHLKAMTAAEVHFLSTKFNKPFELVLEDMLKAGVDSMPGGGAEIFDEEVRRKICSGKVGSSRWLEIHAYWHKLGKMSNATMLFGHIEDKIHRIDHMLRIKKIQSPKNKVENKEGGFNAFIPLLYQKENNYLKVGKSPSAIEILKTIAISRILLNNIPHIKAYWATLGLNLALVAQEFGANDLDGTIEIESIQSAAGAKSRHGLEKEDLIFKIKDSGFVAVERDSLYNFIQKF encoded by the coding sequence ATGGACTTTTTAGAAAAAGTATTAGACAATCAAGTTACTGAAAGTAAAGAATTAGTGAAGCTTTATGATTATGATTTATACACGCTAGGGGAAGCAGCGGATCAAATGCGTCAAAACATGCACCAAAAAATCGTGTATTTTAATGTCAATAGGCATTTAAACCCTAGTAATATTTGCGCGGACGCTTGCAAGTTTTGCGCTTTTTCAGCTCACAGAAAAAACCCTAACCCCTATGAAATGAGCTTAGAAGAAATCCTAGAAAAGGTTAAAAACTCCTACAACAAGGGGATTAAAGAAGTCCATATCGTGAGCGCTCATAACCCTAACTACTCTTATGAGTGGTATTTAAAGGTATTTGAAACCATCAAACAAGAAATGCCTAACTTACACCTAAAAGCCATGACCGCTGCGGAAGTGCATTTTTTAAGCACCAAATTCAACAAACCTTTTGAATTGGTGTTAGAAGACATGCTCAAAGCCGGGGTGGATTCCATGCCGGGTGGGGGGGCTGAGATTTTTGATGAAGAAGTTAGGCGTAAAATCTGTAGTGGTAAGGTGGGATCTTCTCGGTGGTTAGAAATCCATGCTTATTGGCACAAATTAGGCAAAATGAGTAACGCTACCATGCTTTTTGGGCATATTGAAGATAAAATCCATCGCATCGATCACATGCTAAGGATCAAAAAAATCCAAAGCCCTAAAAATAAAGTGGAAAACAAAGAAGGGGGCTTTAACGCATTCATTCCCTTGCTGTATCAAAAAGAAAACAACTATTTGAAAGTGGGAAAATCCCCTAGCGCGATAGAAATCTTAAAAACCATCGCTATATCTCGCATTCTTTTAAACAATATCCCTCACATTAAAGCCTATTGGGCGACTTTGGGCTTGAATTTGGCTTTAGTGGCTCAAGAATTTGGCGCTAACGATTTAGACGGCACGATAGAAATAGAGAGCATTCAAAGCGCGGCAGGCGCGAAAAGCCGGCATGGTTTAGAAAAAGAAGATTTGATATTTAAAATCAAGGATTCTGGCTTTGTTGCGGTAGAAAGGGATAGTTTGTATAATTTTATACAAAAATTTTAA
- a CDS encoding ferritin yields MLSKDIIKLLNEQVNKEMNSSNLYMSMSSWCYTHSLDGSGLFLFDHAAEEYEHAKKLIVFLNENNVPVQLTSISAPEHKFEGLTQIFQKAYEHEQHISESINNIVDHAIKGKDHATFNFLQWYVSEQHEEEVLFKDILDKIELIGNENHGLYLADQYIKGIAKSRKS; encoded by the coding sequence ATGTTATCAAAAGACATCATTAAGTTGCTAAACGAACAAGTGAATAAGGAAATGAACTCTTCCAACTTGTATATGAGCATGAGTTCTTGGTGCTATACCCATAGCTTAGACGGCTCGGGGCTTTTCTTGTTTGACCATGCGGCTGAAGAATACGAGCATGCCAAAAAGCTTATCGTCTTCTTGAATGAAAACAATGTGCCTGTGCAATTGACCAGCATCAGTGCGCCTGAGCATAAGTTTGAAGGTTTGACTCAAATTTTCCAAAAAGCCTATGAACATGAGCAACACATCAGCGAGTCCATTAATAATATCGTCGATCACGCCATAAAAGGCAAAGATCATGCGACTTTCAATTTCTTGCAATGGTATGTGTCTGAACAGCATGAAGAAGAAGTGCTTTTCAAGGATATTTTGGATAAAATTGAGTTGATTGGTAATGAAAACCATGGCTTGTATTTGGCTGATCAATATATCAAAGGGATCGCTAAAAGCAGGAAATCTTAA
- a CDS encoding dehypoxanthine futalosine cyclase: protein MRINREEILDLMKNAPLKELGQRALRVKQCLHPENLTTFIVDRNINYTNICFVDCKFCAFKRTLKEKDAYVLSYEEIDQKIEELLAIGGTQILFQGGVHPQLKIDYYENLVSHIAQKFPTITIHGFSAVEIDYISKISKLSLKEVLERLKNAGLSSIPGAGAEILSDRVRDVIAPKKLSSDRWIEVHRMAHLCGIKSTATMMFGSVDNEEDVIEHLQRVRDLQDETGGFRAFILWSFQPNNTPLKEEIPSIKKASSNRYLRYLACSRIFLDNIQNIQSSWVTQGSMIGQLALLFGANDLGSVMMEENVVKAAGTSFCMNEAEMIELIEDIGSVAAKRNTAYEILKRYPAKAKV, encoded by the coding sequence ATGCGCATTAACAGAGAAGAAATTTTGGATTTAATGAAAAACGCGCCCTTGAAAGAATTAGGGCAAAGGGCTTTGAGGGTGAAGCAATGCTTGCACCCTGAAAACTTGACGACTTTTATTGTGGATAGGAATATCAATTACACCAATATTTGTTTTGTGGATTGCAAGTTTTGCGCGTTCAAACGCACCTTAAAAGAAAAAGACGCCTATGTGTTGAGCTATGAAGAAATTGATCAAAAGATTGAAGAATTGCTCGCTATTGGCGGCACGCAGATCCTTTTTCAAGGGGGGGTGCACCCGCAGCTAAAGATTGACTATTATGAAAATTTAGTCAGCCATATCGCTCAAAAATTCCCCACTATCACCATTCATGGTTTTAGCGCGGTTGAAATTGATTACATTTCTAAAATCTCTAAATTGTCTTTAAAAGAAGTTTTAGAAAGGTTGAAAAACGCCGGTTTAAGCTCCATTCCAGGAGCGGGAGCAGAGATATTAAGCGATAGGGTGCGCGATGTGATCGCTCCTAAAAAATTGAGCAGCGATCGGTGGATTGAAGTGCATAGAATGGCCCATCTTTGCGGGATTAAAAGCACGGCTACCATGATGTTTGGGAGCGTGGATAATGAAGAAGATGTAATAGAGCATTTACAAAGGGTGCGCGATTTGCAAGATGAAACCGGCGGTTTTAGGGCTTTTATTTTATGGAGTTTTCAGCCCAACAACACCCCTTTAAAAGAAGAAATCCCAAGCATTAAAAAAGCGAGTTCCAATCGGTATTTACGCTATTTGGCATGCAGTAGGATTTTTTTGGATAACATTCAAAACATACAAAGCTCATGGGTTACTCAAGGCTCTATGATAGGGCAGTTAGCCTTATTGTTTGGAGCGAATGATTTAGGGAGTGTGATGATGGAAGAAAATGTAGTGAAAGCAGCCGGAACGAGTTTTTGCATGAATGAAGCGGAAATGATAGAGCTTATTGAAGACATTGGGAGCGTGGCGGCTAAACGAAACACCGCTTATGAAATCTTAAAGCGTTATCCGGCTAAAGCAAAGGTATAA
- a CDS encoding glycosyltransferase family 10 domain-containing protein, translating to MFQPLLDAFIDSASIEKMASKSPPPPPLKIAVANWWGDEEVKEFKKNILYFILSQHYTITLRRNPNKPADIVFGNPLGSARKILSYQNAKRVFYTGENEVPNFNLFDYAIGFDELDFRDRYLRMPLYYDRLHHKAESVNDTTAPYKLKPDSLYALKKPSHHFKENHPNLCAVVNDESDPLKRGFASFVASNPNAPIRNAFYDALNSIEPVTGGGSVKNTLGYNVKNKSEFLSQYKFNLCFENSQGYGYVTEKIIDAYFSHTIPIYWGSPSVAKDFNPKSFVNICDFKDFDEAIDYVRYLHTHPNAYLDMLYENPLNTLDGKAYFYQDLSFKKILDFFKTILENDTIYHDNPFIFYRDLNEPLISIDDLRVNYDDLRVNYDDLRVNYDDLRVNYDDLRVNYERLLQNASPLLELSQNTTFKIYRKAYQKSLPLLRAVRRWVKK from the coding sequence ATGTTCCAACCCTTACTAGACGCCTTTATAGACAGCGCTTCCATTGAAAAAATGGCCTCTAAATCTCCCCCCCCCCCCCCCCTAAAAATCGCTGTGGCGAATTGGTGGGGAGATGAAGAGGTTAAAGAATTTAAAAAGAACATTCTGTATTTCATTTTAAGCCAGCATTACACAATCACTTTACGACGAAACCCTAATAAACCTGCGGACATCGTTTTTGGTAACCCCCTTGGATCAGCCAGAAAAATCCTATCCTATCAAAACGCTAAAAGGGTGTTTTACACCGGTGAAAACGAAGTCCCTAATTTCAACCTCTTTGATTACGCCATAGGCTTTGATGAATTAGATTTTAGAGATCGTTATTTGAGGATGCCTTTATATTATGATAGGCTACACCATAAAGCCGAGAGCGTGAATGACACCACTGCGCCCTACAAACTCAAACCTGACAGCCTTTATGCTTTAAAAAAACCCTCCCATCATTTTAAAGAAAACCACCCTAATTTGTGCGCAGTAGTGAATGATGAGAGCGATCCTTTGAAAAGAGGGTTTGCGAGCTTTGTCGCAAGCAACCCTAACGCCCCTATAAGAAACGCTTTCTATGACGCTTTAAATTCCATAGAGCCAGTTACTGGGGGAGGGAGCGTGAAAAACACTTTAGGCTATAATGTCAAAAACAAGAGCGAATTTTTAAGCCAATACAAGTTCAACCTGTGTTTTGAAAACTCTCAAGGCTATGGCTATGTAACTGAAAAAATCATTGACGCTTATTTCAGCCATACCATTCCTATTTATTGGGGGAGTCCTAGCGTGGCGAAAGACTTTAACCCCAAAAGTTTTGTGAACATTTGTGATTTTAAAGATTTTGATGAAGCGATTGATTACGTGAGATACTTGCACACGCACCCAAACGCTTATTTAGACATGCTCTATGAAAACCCTTTAAACACCCTTGATGGGAAAGCTTACTTTTACCAAGATTTGAGTTTTAAAAAAATCCTAGATTTTTTTAAAACGATTTTAGAAAACGACACGATTTATCACGATAATCCTTTCATTTTCTATCGTGATTTGAATGAGCCTTTAATATCTATTGATGATTTGAGGGTTAATTATGATGATTTGAGGGTTAATTATGATGATTTGAGGGTTAATTATGATGATTTGAGGGTTAATTATGATGATTTGAGGGTTAATTATGAGCGCCTTTTGCAAAACGCTTCACCTTTATTAGAACTCTCTCAAAACACCACTTTTAAAATCTATCGCAAAGCCTATCAAAAATCCTTACCTTTGTTGCGTGCTGTAAGGAGATGGGTTAAAAAATAA